The stretch of DNA TCGTGGACGACCACCTCCTGAAGAAGGTGGACGCCCAGAACGAGCGCAAGGACAAGCGCGTCATCAAGACCTGGTCGCGCCGCAGCACCATCGTTCCCGAGATGATCGGTCACACCATCGCGGTGCATAACGGCAAGCAGCATGTGCCGGTGTTCGTGAATGAGCAGATGATCGGCCACAAGCTCGGCGAGTTCTCGCCCACCCGCACCTACCGCGGGCACGGCGCCGACAAGAACGCCAAGGGGAGCAAGAAGAAATGACCGCTCCTGACACCACCCCCACCCAGGGCTTCCGCAACAAGAAGCAGCGCAAGCAGCAGGTCAAGCTGCGCCGTCCCGGCTACGCCGTAGCGAAGTACGTGCGCATGAGCCCCCGCAAGGTGCGCCTCGTCGTGGACGTGATTCGCGGCAAGAGCGTGGCCGAGGCCGAGGACCTGCTGCGCTTTATTCCCAAGAGCGCGTCGGAACCCGTCGCCAAGGTGCTCAAGAGCGCCAAGAGCAACGCGGTCCACAACGACGACATGCTCGAAGACCGCCTCGTCGTGACGGCGGCCTACGTGGACGCCGGGCCGACCCTCAAGCGGCTGATTCCCCGCGCCCGTGGCAGCGCCAACATCATCAAGAAGCGCACCAGCCACATCACCATCATCGTGGGCGAGCGCGAGACGCGCCGGGGGAACAAGTAATGGGCAACAAGATCAACCCGAACGGCTTCCGCCT from Deinococcus sp. HSC-46F16 encodes:
- the rpsS gene encoding 30S ribosomal protein S19 — translated: MPRSLKKGPFVDDHLLKKVDAQNERKDKRVIKTWSRRSTIVPEMIGHTIAVHNGKQHVPVFVNEQMIGHKLGEFSPTRTYRGHGADKNAKGSKKK
- the rplV gene encoding 50S ribosomal protein L22: MTAPDTTPTQGFRNKKQRKQQVKLRRPGYAVAKYVRMSPRKVRLVVDVIRGKSVAEAEDLLRFIPKSASEPVAKVLKSAKSNAVHNDDMLEDRLVVTAAYVDAGPTLKRLIPRARGSANIIKKRTSHITIIVGERETRRGNK